A DNA window from Pedomonas mirosovicensis contains the following coding sequences:
- a CDS encoding FdhF/YdeP family oxidoreductase translates to MTEQKPERQNQRPERASEQSPGRPRASAGGWGALTAVARSLLHSGNPAKSALSLRGVNQPHGFDCPGCAWGDPEHASSFEFCENGVKAVAWEATSKTVGPTFFAEHSVEWLKRQDHHYLESQGRIAQPMRYERTLDRYVPVSWEDAFALIGRTLRELESPDEALFYTSGRTSNEAAFLYQLFVRAFGTNNFPDCSNMCHEASGVALTEQIGVGKGTVLLEDFDKADAIFVWGQNPGTNHPRMLTSLREAALRGAKIVVFNPVRERGLERFAHPKSMKDMLPGGGVDIASHYLQVRVGGDMAAAKGLLKILLEKYQGRLDTRFIEEHTEGLEQLKADAEATDWSEIEAQSGLTREQLEVPAEIYANADRTIFTWAMGLTQHRHSVVTIQTLIDVLLLKGNIGKPGAGACPVRGHSNVQGDRTMGITEHPSALFLDRLEATFPIKAPRRPGYGTITAIQAMLEGKAKVFIGLGGNFAAATPDTKMTEEALAQTKLTVHISTKLNRSHLIVGEQALILPCLGRTEIDIQNGVPQMVTVEDSMSMVHGSGGINKPVSPHLLSEPAIIAGMAKATLPEVKIDWDGYVADYSRIRDAIARVVPGFEGYNQKVAKPGGFHLRNSAREREWKTETAKARFMANPLPPAEFATGIAAQPAEGPRVFTLMTFRSHDQYNTTIYGYDDRYRGIYGYRRVLFMNREDMAAEGLAVGDIIDIRTAINDGVERVAEGFRIVGYDIPRGQVASYYPETNVLVPLWSYGERSMTPTSKSIPVVLAKRDAAT, encoded by the coding sequence ATGACGGAACAGAAACCAGAACGGCAAAACCAGCGCCCCGAACGGGCCTCCGAACAGTCTCCCGGGCGGCCCAGGGCTTCGGCCGGCGGCTGGGGCGCGCTTACCGCCGTGGCCCGCTCCCTCCTCCATTCCGGCAACCCGGCCAAGAGCGCGCTGAGCTTGCGCGGCGTCAACCAGCCTCACGGGTTCGACTGCCCTGGCTGCGCCTGGGGTGATCCGGAACACGCCTCCTCCTTCGAGTTCTGCGAGAACGGCGTGAAGGCCGTGGCGTGGGAGGCGACCTCCAAGACGGTTGGCCCCACCTTCTTCGCCGAACATTCCGTCGAATGGCTGAAGCGGCAGGACCATCACTATCTGGAATCCCAAGGGCGCATCGCGCAGCCCATGCGCTATGAGCGCACGCTCGACCGCTACGTGCCGGTGAGCTGGGAGGACGCCTTCGCACTCATCGGCCGGACGCTGCGGGAGCTGGAGAGCCCGGACGAGGCGCTGTTCTATACCTCCGGGCGCACCAGCAACGAGGCGGCGTTCCTCTATCAGCTGTTCGTGCGCGCGTTTGGGACCAACAACTTCCCCGACTGCTCCAACATGTGCCACGAGGCCTCGGGCGTTGCACTCACCGAGCAGATCGGCGTCGGCAAGGGCACGGTCCTGCTGGAGGATTTCGACAAGGCCGATGCCATCTTCGTGTGGGGCCAGAATCCGGGAACCAACCACCCGCGCATGCTGACCAGCCTGCGCGAGGCGGCGCTGCGCGGGGCCAAGATCGTGGTGTTCAACCCCGTGCGGGAGCGCGGGCTGGAGCGCTTCGCCCACCCCAAAAGCATGAAGGACATGCTGCCGGGCGGCGGCGTCGATATCGCCAGCCACTACCTCCAGGTGCGCGTGGGCGGCGACATGGCCGCCGCCAAGGGCCTCCTCAAGATCCTGCTAGAGAAGTACCAGGGCCGCCTCGACACCCGGTTCATTGAGGAACACACCGAAGGCCTCGAGCAGCTGAAGGCCGATGCCGAGGCCACGGATTGGTCAGAAATCGAGGCGCAATCGGGCCTGACGCGGGAGCAGCTGGAAGTTCCGGCCGAGATCTACGCCAACGCCGACAGGACCATCTTCACCTGGGCCATGGGCCTCACCCAGCACCGCCATTCGGTGGTGACCATCCAGACGCTCATCGACGTGCTGCTGCTCAAGGGCAACATCGGCAAGCCCGGCGCGGGCGCCTGCCCGGTGCGCGGCCACTCCAACGTGCAGGGCGACCGCACCATGGGGATCACCGAGCACCCGAGCGCCTTGTTTCTGGACCGGCTGGAGGCCACCTTCCCCATCAAGGCCCCGCGCAGGCCCGGCTACGGCACCATCACCGCCATCCAGGCGATGCTGGAGGGCAAGGCCAAGGTGTTCATCGGGCTGGGCGGCAACTTCGCCGCCGCCACGCCCGACACGAAGATGACCGAAGAGGCGCTCGCCCAAACCAAGCTGACGGTGCACATCTCCACCAAGCTGAACCGCAGCCACCTCATCGTGGGCGAGCAGGCGCTGATCCTGCCCTGCCTCGGGCGCACCGAAATCGACATCCAGAACGGCGTCCCCCAGATGGTGACGGTGGAGGACAGCATGTCGATGGTGCACGGCTCGGGCGGCATCAACAAGCCGGTCTCGCCGCATCTTCTGTCGGAGCCCGCCATCATCGCTGGCATGGCCAAGGCGACGCTGCCGGAGGTGAAGATCGATTGGGACGGCTATGTGGCCGACTACAGCCGCATCCGCGACGCCATAGCCAGGGTGGTGCCCGGCTTCGAGGGCTACAACCAGAAGGTGGCCAAGCCCGGCGGCTTCCACCTGCGGAACAGCGCCCGGGAGCGGGAGTGGAAAACGGAGACTGCCAAGGCCCGGTTCATGGCCAACCCCCTGCCCCCGGCCGAGTTCGCCACCGGCATCGCGGCGCAGCCGGCGGAAGGGCCGCGCGTTTTCACGCTGATGACCTTCCGCAGTCACGATCAGTACAACACCACCATCTACGGCTACGATGACCGCTACCGGGGCATCTACGGCTACCGCCGGGTGCTGTTCATGAACCGGGAGGACATGGCGGCCGAAGGGCTGGCGGTGGGCGATATCATCGACATCCGCACCGCCATCAACGACGGGGTGGAGCGGGTGGCCGAGGGCTTCCGCATCGTCGGCTACGATATTCCGCGCGGCCAGGTGGCCAGCTACTACCCGGAGACCAACGTGCTGGTGCCGCTGTGGAGCTATGGCGAACGCAGCATGACGCCGACCAGCAAGTCCATCCCCGTCGTCCTCGCCAAGCGAGACGCGGCCACATGA
- a CDS encoding serine hydrolase domain-containing protein yields the protein MAAAAFIRAGLFGAGLAALCAGAVAQPSPQDRPAKPQADVRHPIAVSDIKLPDPARLLFWTPDEQRFGYSHMERLFPGQVVARGKTIRPLPRAGQELAVRYSYNGAPWDTARFMANNDVAGLLVLHDGRIVLERYGLGLDEKGRWTSFSMAKSVTSTLIGAALKDGAIKSLDEPVTRYLPALKGTAYDGATLRHLLTMTSGVRWNENYADPQSDVNRLARIAEAAAQGKSVTPGETAPGGGKVPPLVAFMGTLPRAHAPGTVFNYNTAETGLLGEVIRAATGKPVAAYLSEKLWAPLGMEQDGFWVTDKRGPEGRAMTGCCLSASLRDYGRFGQFILAGGKVGGKSLLPEGWVGEATGPRAPLRGEGQGYGYQWWTVDGAGFEARGVFGQNIRIWPEKKLVVVTLSAWPRAGDPERSKARLAYIRAVAEAVETGAAKAGADKT from the coding sequence ATGGCGGCGGCAGCTTTTATACGGGCAGGTCTCTTTGGCGCGGGGCTGGCAGCGCTGTGCGCGGGCGCGGTGGCCCAGCCTTCTCCGCAGGACAGGCCGGCAAAGCCGCAGGCGGATGTCCGCCATCCCATCGCCGTCAGCGACATCAAGCTGCCCGATCCGGCCAGGCTGCTGTTCTGGACGCCGGACGAGCAGCGGTTCGGCTACAGCCATATGGAGCGGCTGTTCCCCGGTCAGGTGGTGGCGCGGGGCAAGACGATCCGCCCGTTGCCGCGCGCCGGGCAGGAACTGGCGGTGCGCTACAGCTATAACGGCGCGCCGTGGGACACCGCCCGCTTCATGGCGAACAACGACGTGGCGGGGCTGCTTGTCCTCCATGATGGCCGCATCGTTCTGGAGCGCTATGGCCTCGGGCTCGACGAGAAGGGCCGCTGGACCTCCTTTTCCATGGCCAAGTCGGTCACCTCGACGCTCATCGGCGCGGCGCTGAAGGACGGGGCGATCAAGAGCCTCGATGAGCCGGTGACCCGCTACCTGCCCGCTCTCAAGGGCACGGCCTACGATGGCGCGACGCTCCGCCATCTGCTCACCATGACCTCGGGCGTGCGCTGGAACGAGAACTATGCCGACCCCCAGTCAGACGTGAACCGCCTCGCGCGCATCGCCGAGGCCGCGGCCCAGGGTAAATCCGTGACTCCGGGCGAGACCGCGCCCGGCGGAGGCAAGGTGCCGCCGCTGGTCGCCTTCATGGGCACGCTGCCGCGCGCCCATGCCCCCGGCACGGTGTTCAATTACAACACGGCGGAAACCGGCCTGCTCGGCGAAGTGATCCGCGCCGCCACCGGCAAGCCGGTCGCGGCGTATTTGTCCGAAAAGCTGTGGGCACCGCTCGGCATGGAGCAGGACGGCTTCTGGGTGACGGACAAGCGGGGGCCGGAGGGCAGGGCGATGACCGGCTGCTGTCTCAGCGCGTCCCTGCGCGACTATGGCCGCTTCGGCCAGTTCATCCTGGCGGGAGGCAAGGTGGGCGGCAAGTCCCTCCTGCCCGAAGGGTGGGTGGGCGAGGCCACCGGCCCCAGAGCCCCCTTGCGCGGGGAAGGGCAGGGCTACGGCTATCAATGGTGGACGGTCGATGGCGCGGGCTTCGAGGCGCGGGGCGTGTTCGGGCAGAACATCCGCATCTGGCCGGAGAAGAAGCTGGTGGTCGTCACCTTGAGCGCCTGGCCGCGGGCGGGCGATCCGGAGCGCAGCAAGGCCCGGCTCGCCTACATCCGCGCCGTCGCCGAGGCCGTGGAGACCGGGGCCGCGAAAGCCGGAGCGGACAAGACCTGA
- a CDS encoding protein-L-isoaspartate O-methyltransferase family protein, which translates to MPTAEQLRANMVESQLRTNRVTSERVINAFRAVPRENFVSPERRAFAYVDEDLPVAPGRFLMEPMVLGRLLQESAPKPGEKVLLVGAGTGYVAALLSLMGTTVVALESNPELVAIARERLAELGVANVTFVEGELTAGNAAGAPYDLVFIDGAVEEIPAAIIDQVKDGGRVAMVLVAAGVGKGVIGRRSGKGFGVFDFMDAAVPVLPGFTKPKTFVF; encoded by the coding sequence ATGCCGACTGCCGAACAGCTCCGGGCCAACATGGTGGAAAGCCAGCTGCGGACCAACCGCGTCACGAGCGAGCGTGTCATCAACGCGTTCCGCGCCGTTCCGCGCGAGAACTTCGTGTCTCCCGAGCGCCGCGCTTTTGCCTATGTGGACGAGGATCTGCCGGTGGCGCCGGGCCGCTTCCTGATGGAGCCGATGGTCCTTGGCCGCCTGCTTCAGGAATCCGCGCCCAAGCCGGGCGAGAAGGTGCTGCTGGTCGGCGCGGGCACGGGCTATGTCGCCGCGCTCCTGTCGCTGATGGGCACGACGGTGGTGGCGCTTGAATCCAATCCCGAGCTGGTCGCCATCGCCCGCGAACGGCTGGCCGAGCTGGGCGTGGCCAACGTCACTTTTGTCGAGGGCGAGCTGACTGCGGGCAACGCGGCCGGCGCTCCCTATGATCTGGTCTTCATCGACGGAGCGGTCGAGGAGATCCCGGCGGCCATCATCGATCAGGTGAAGGACGGCGGGCGCGTGGCCATGGTGCTCGTGGCGGCTGGCGTCGGAAAAGGCGTCATCGGCCGAAGGAGCGGCAAGGGTTTCGGCGTATTCGATTTCATGGACGCGGCAGTGCCGGTCCTTCCTGGTTTTACAAAGCCAAAAACATTCGTGTTCTGA
- a CDS encoding TolC family outer membrane protein → MIYRKVLLMASAMMVFGQSPVSAETLAEALAQAYTSNPDLAAQRAALRAVDEDVATAVSGYRPNVSGQATIDRADSDGGTRATTSKSASATVTQPLFRGFRTVNSVRAADSQVLAQRERLRVSEQDVLLAAVTAYMDVVRDEAVLRLNQNQVEVLQRQLEANRDRFEVGELTRTDVAQSEARLSTAISDRTAAEAALTASREAYRRVVGQLPGTLEATSKLPVLPPTAEEAIAIAQNESPVLLAARYDEQAQRYAVSVNKGAILPSVNASAGVTWRQNGFSRSSFDQEFPGVINDDRDQTDVSIGATLTIPLYQSGAEYAAVRRAQQIQSQRVLEIAATERQVTEATRNAWEQLRTARSTIQSASEAVRANEIALEGVTQEQLVGSRTILEVLDAQQELLNARVSLVRAQRNQYVAAYELLSALGRLTAKDLGLPVEVYDPTEHYERSKGRLFGWD, encoded by the coding sequence ATGATTTACCGCAAAGTGCTGCTTATGGCTTCGGCGATGATGGTGTTTGGCCAGTCGCCTGTCTCGGCGGAAACATTGGCCGAGGCGCTGGCTCAGGCCTACACGTCCAACCCGGATCTGGCGGCCCAGCGGGCGGCCCTGCGCGCGGTGGACGAGGATGTGGCCACGGCCGTGTCCGGATACCGTCCCAATGTCAGTGGCCAGGCCACGATTGATCGCGCCGACAGCGATGGCGGCACGAGGGCCACCACGTCCAAGTCGGCTTCGGCCACGGTGACGCAGCCGCTGTTTCGCGGGTTCCGCACGGTGAACTCGGTGCGCGCGGCCGACAGTCAGGTGCTGGCCCAGCGCGAGCGGCTGCGCGTCAGCGAGCAGGACGTGCTCCTCGCCGCCGTGACCGCCTATATGGATGTGGTGCGCGATGAAGCCGTGCTGCGTCTCAACCAGAACCAGGTTGAAGTGCTCCAGCGCCAGCTGGAGGCCAACCGCGACCGCTTCGAGGTGGGTGAGCTGACCCGCACCGACGTGGCCCAGTCCGAGGCGCGCCTGTCCACGGCCATCAGCGACCGCACGGCCGCCGAAGCCGCGCTCACGGCCAGCCGCGAGGCCTACCGCCGGGTCGTCGGCCAGCTGCCGGGCACGCTCGAGGCGACGTCCAAGCTGCCGGTGCTGCCGCCAACGGCGGAGGAAGCCATCGCCATCGCGCAGAACGAGAGCCCGGTTCTGCTGGCCGCCCGCTACGACGAGCAGGCCCAGCGCTACGCCGTTTCGGTGAACAAGGGCGCGATCCTGCCGTCCGTCAACGCCTCGGCGGGCGTCACCTGGCGGCAGAACGGCTTCTCGCGCAGCAGCTTCGACCAGGAATTTCCTGGCGTTATCAATGACGACCGGGACCAGACAGACGTCAGCATCGGGGCAACCCTCACCATTCCGCTTTATCAAAGCGGGGCGGAATATGCCGCCGTACGCCGGGCCCAGCAGATCCAGAGCCAGCGTGTTCTCGAAATCGCCGCGACCGAGCGCCAGGTCACGGAAGCGACCCGGAATGCGTGGGAACAGCTTCGCACTGCCCGTTCCACCATCCAGTCGGCCTCCGAGGCCGTGCGCGCCAATGAGATCGCGTTGGAAGGCGTAACGCAGGAACAGCTGGTTGGCTCCCGCACTATTCTCGAAGTGCTGGACGCGCAGCAGGAGTTGCTGAACGCGCGGGTGTCGCTCGTGCGGGCGCAGCGGAACCAGTATGTGGCGGCCTACGAGCTGCTCAGCGCCCTGGGCCGCCTGACGGCGAAGGATCTGGGCCTGCCGGTCGAGGTCTATGATCCGACCGAGCATTACGAGCGGTCGAAGGGTCGCCTGTTCGGCTGGGATTGA
- a CDS encoding DUF2497 domain-containing protein, with protein sequence MADSKEPTMEEILASIRRIISEEGEAAPAEAQAPRPEVEAAPQPQPQPAAQEAVDEFFDEAFEEAEDEDVLELTDTVEAPVAQKPEPEGPSLMDEGLISEQTVAATTQKLNTLSGLLVRNYPGSENTLEGLVREMLRPMLKEWLDANLPEIVERTVAREVARITGRVAGE encoded by the coding sequence ATGGCCGATTCCAAAGAACCGACCATGGAGGAAATACTGGCCTCCATTCGCCGCATCATCTCGGAAGAGGGTGAGGCGGCGCCGGCTGAGGCTCAGGCGCCCCGGCCCGAGGTTGAGGCTGCGCCCCAGCCGCAACCCCAGCCCGCCGCCCAGGAGGCGGTTGATGAGTTTTTTGACGAGGCTTTCGAAGAGGCCGAGGACGAGGACGTTCTCGAGCTGACCGACACGGTAGAAGCGCCGGTTGCCCAAAAGCCTGAACCGGAGGGACCGTCGCTGATGGACGAAGGCCTGATCTCCGAGCAGACGGTGGCGGCGACCACCCAGAAGCTCAACACTCTTTCGGGGTTGCTGGTTCGCAACTACCCCGGCAGCGAGAATACGCTGGAAGGCCTGGTGCGCGAGATGCTGCGCCCCATGCTGAAGGAGTGGCTGGACGCCAACCTGCCCGAGATCGTCGAGCGCACGGTGGCGCGCGAAGTGGCGCGCATCACGGGGCGCGTCGCGGGCGAATAA
- a CDS encoding S9 family peptidase, with amino-acid sequence MSRLSLLGRRLASVALLGAATSGLASGAALAQAAPAPAPAPAPASATATQSAPRGFTAHDLVTLNRVSEPALSPDGKWLAYALRETDMEANKGRFDLFVLNLEEKGAQPRRLAADPAADTSPQWSADGQHLYFLSSRSGTSQVWRYTFASGAASQVTDAPVSIGGFHLSPKDDRIAFWADTFPDCKADLACTAKRLEAKEESPETGRVYDQLFIRHWDTWADGTRSQLFTVALQDGKASGPVTLVSQGLIGDTPSKPFGGGEEIAFSPDGKTLYFTLREAGRIEALSTNLDIFAAPADGSAAPQNLTDANDAMDTQPRVSPDGKYLAYLAMERPGFEADQLTLMIRDLASGETRAVTKAWDRSISHFDWKPDSSAIVATAGDTGKEPLFLVNVQTGRSIPLTRSGSVGEFVAGEKDIVFSWHSLTRPADFYRLSYRGVQPEQLTEVNKDKLADIAMGDYEQFSFKGWNNEDVYGYLIKPANFDPAKKYPVAFLVHGGPQGSFSDQWHYRWNAQAYAGAGYAVVMVDFHGSTGYGQAFTDSISGDWGGKPLEDLKKGWAAALARYPFLDGSRACALGGSYGGYMMNWIAGNWPDAFRCIVNHDGIFDNRHMAYATEELWFSEWENGRGAYHDNPEAYEKFNPVNYVRNWKTPMLVIHGEEDFRVPLEEGIATFTALQRRNIPSRFLVFPDENHWVLKPANSIQWHREVLGWLDRWVNGGNAEGQAAAPQAGQ; translated from the coding sequence ATGTCCCGACTCTCCTTGCTTGGACGCCGTCTTGCGTCCGTGGCGCTCCTGGGCGCGGCCACCTCCGGTCTGGCCTCGGGCGCGGCCCTGGCCCAAGCGGCGCCGGCTCCGGCGCCGGCTCCGGCGCCGGCCTCTGCCACCGCCACCCAGAGCGCCCCGCGCGGTTTCACCGCCCATGATCTCGTCACCCTCAACCGCGTGTCCGAGCCCGCCCTCTCGCCCGACGGCAAGTGGCTGGCCTATGCCCTGCGCGAGACGGACATGGAGGCCAACAAGGGCCGGTTCGATCTGTTCGTGCTCAACCTGGAAGAGAAGGGGGCCCAGCCCCGCCGTCTGGCGGCCGATCCGGCGGCGGACACCTCGCCCCAGTGGTCGGCGGACGGCCAGCATCTCTACTTCCTGTCCTCCCGTTCCGGCACGTCGCAGGTGTGGCGCTATACCTTCGCCAGCGGCGCGGCCAGCCAGGTGACCGATGCGCCGGTCAGCATCGGCGGCTTCCATCTCTCGCCGAAGGATGACCGCATCGCCTTCTGGGCCGATACCTTCCCCGATTGCAAGGCGGACCTCGCCTGCACCGCCAAGCGGCTGGAGGCGAAGGAGGAAAGCCCTGAAACCGGCCGGGTTTACGACCAGCTGTTCATCCGTCACTGGGACACCTGGGCCGATGGCACCCGCTCCCAGCTGTTCACCGTCGCATTGCAGGACGGCAAGGCGAGCGGCCCCGTTACCCTCGTCTCGCAGGGGCTGATCGGCGACACCCCGTCCAAGCCCTTCGGCGGCGGGGAAGAGATCGCCTTCTCGCCCGATGGCAAGACCCTCTACTTCACCCTGCGCGAGGCGGGCCGCATCGAGGCCCTGTCCACCAACCTGGACATCTTCGCCGCGCCCGCCGACGGTTCGGCCGCGCCGCAGAACCTCACCGACGCCAACGACGCCATGGACACCCAGCCGCGCGTGTCGCCGGACGGCAAATATCTGGCATACCTCGCCATGGAGCGCCCCGGCTTCGAGGCGGACCAGCTGACGCTGATGATCCGCGACCTGGCAAGCGGCGAGACCCGCGCCGTCACCAAGGCCTGGGATCGCTCCATCAGCCACTTCGACTGGAAGCCGGACAGCTCCGCCATCGTCGCAACGGCGGGGGACACGGGCAAGGAGCCGCTGTTCCTCGTCAACGTCCAGACCGGGCGCAGCATTCCGCTCACCCGCAGCGGCTCGGTGGGCGAGTTCGTCGCCGGCGAGAAGGACATCGTCTTTAGCTGGCACAGCCTCACCCGCCCGGCGGATTTCTACCGCCTGTCCTATCGCGGCGTGCAGCCGGAGCAGCTGACCGAGGTGAACAAGGACAAGCTCGCCGACATCGCCATGGGCGACTACGAGCAGTTCAGCTTCAAGGGCTGGAACAACGAGGATGTCTACGGCTACCTCATCAAGCCGGCGAACTTCGATCCCGCGAAGAAATACCCGGTCGCCTTCCTGGTCCACGGCGGCCCGCAGGGCAGCTTCTCCGACCAGTGGCACTACCGCTGGAACGCGCAGGCCTATGCGGGCGCGGGCTATGCGGTGGTGATGGTCGATTTCCACGGCTCGACCGGTTACGGCCAGGCCTTCACCGACAGCATCAGCGGGGACTGGGGCGGCAAGCCGCTGGAGGATCTGAAGAAGGGCTGGGCGGCGGCGCTCGCCAGGTATCCGTTCCTGGATGGCAGCCGCGCCTGCGCGCTCGGCGGCTCTTACGGCGGCTACATGATGAACTGGATCGCCGGCAACTGGCCGGATGCCTTCCGCTGCATCGTCAATCACGATGGTATCTTCGACAACCGCCACATGGCCTATGCCACCGAGGAGCTGTGGTTCAGCGAGTGGGAGAACGGGCGCGGGGCCTACCACGACAATCCGGAGGCCTACGAGAAGTTCAATCCGGTCAATTATGTGCGGAACTGGAAGACGCCCATGCTCGTCATTCACGGCGAGGAGGACTTCCGCGTGCCGCTGGAGGAAGGCATTGCAACCTTTACCGCGCTCCAGCGGCGGAACATTCCCAGCCGTTTCCTCGTCTTCCCTGACGAGAACCACTGGGTGCTGAAGCCTGCCAACAGTATCCAATGGCACCGGGAGGTGCTGGGCTGGCTGGATCGCTGGGTCAACGGCGGCAACGCCGAAGGCCAGGCCGCCGCGCCGCAGGCTGGGCAATAA
- a CDS encoding enoyl-CoA hydratase/isomerase family protein, with translation MEQWAEPQPTVMVRREGETVVVTLNCPPDNALDRVALAALTRVVRQLAEAPPAGGLVLTGMGRSFCGGLSGPCVEALSPEGRQDLARSFRTLIEALQGLETPVVAAVNGNTFGCGLILALTADVRLFADTPEGQFGLVDAAGEVLFPDLALELVGRELGPVAVRRLSLSHIPFPFAEALALGLAESCVDPESLLSTAVARARSLSAQPGFLALKSLLKS, from the coding sequence ATGGAACAGTGGGCCGAACCGCAACCGACGGTCATGGTGCGGCGCGAGGGCGAGACGGTGGTCGTCACCCTGAATTGCCCGCCGGACAATGCGCTGGACCGGGTGGCGCTGGCGGCGCTCACCCGGGTTGTGCGCCAGCTGGCGGAAGCCCCGCCGGCGGGCGGGCTGGTGCTCACCGGCATGGGGCGCAGCTTCTGCGGCGGCCTGTCGGGGCCGTGCGTCGAGGCCCTGTCGCCGGAAGGGCGGCAGGACCTGGCCCGCTCGTTCCGCACGCTCATCGAGGCGCTCCAGGGACTGGAAACGCCGGTGGTGGCGGCGGTCAACGGCAACACCTTCGGCTGCGGTCTCATTCTGGCGCTGACGGCCGATGTGCGCCTGTTCGCCGATACGCCCGAGGGCCAGTTCGGCCTTGTCGACGCGGCGGGCGAGGTGCTGTTCCCCGATCTGGCGCTGGAGCTGGTGGGGCGCGAGCTGGGGCCGGTCGCCGTACGCCGGCTCAGCCTGTCCCACATCCCGTTCCCCTTTGCCGAGGCGCTGGCGCTGGGGCTGGCGGAAAGCTGCGTTGACCCCGAGAGCCTGCTGTCCACCGCCGTGGCCCGCGCCCGCAGCCTCAGCGCCCAGCCGGGGTTTCTGGCACTCAAGTCGCTGCTGAAGTCCTAG
- a CDS encoding DMT family protein, producing the protein MPSNAVVAVGLLVASNLFMTFAWYGHLKFKSAPLWAVILISWGIAFFEYCLQVPANRIGHGSLSAAQLKGMQEIITLLIFAVFSWAYLGEPISARQAVGFALIVVAAVLIFSK; encoded by the coding sequence ATGCCGTCCAACGCCGTTGTCGCCGTCGGTCTTCTGGTTGCGTCCAATCTGTTCATGACCTTCGCCTGGTACGGGCATTTGAAGTTCAAGTCCGCGCCGCTCTGGGCCGTTATCCTCATCTCCTGGGGCATCGCCTTCTTTGAGTATTGCCTGCAGGTGCCGGCCAACCGCATCGGCCACGGCAGCCTCAGCGCCGCGCAGCTGAAGGGGATGCAGGAGATCATCACGCTCCTCATCTTCGCCGTCTTTTCCTGGGCCTATCTGGGCGAGCCGATCAGCGCCCGGCAGGCAGTGGGCTTTGCGCTCATTGTCGTGGCCGCCGTGCTCATTTTCAGCAAGTAG